A single Mercenaria mercenaria strain notata chromosome 9, MADL_Memer_1, whole genome shotgun sequence DNA region contains:
- the LOC128559699 gene encoding uncharacterized protein LOC128559699: MLCRNKRRNVFFSTLLVCLWFLFWGKSTHTNYDGRNIVSSKETQKKYLAMNRIDLNGYKNLSPTQYFEENLLMKGAKLRSSKYEDSRNLVDEPNAFEPEVYEDFQTIDSENPRIPHIVHFIFITGLKGKHGIPSMYRDNVLSFLHFNPNWTYYFWSDVSARELIATRQPDLLSIYDNNTDVVYKANALRYVLLYEFGGVYTDLDMKCSRPLDRATMKYACILTPEPFEHSAILYQLPYFFSNGFILCRPKHPFFKQVIESLPKTANLKSRLEADGTKFFTKQYSLYNNIQLKETSKITSSTNSNSPYFYQGESDNNDATYVANTQYFMSSFDFSANLEFTMMCNRYNARSDIVKRGCNLWKKRKINKTRNPFSFTDHNWKHMYSIRNTTQMIPIESVIPQVQQYVSTEMPDM; encoded by the exons ATGTTGTGTAGGAACAAAAGAAGAAACGTATTCTTTTCTACACTTCTTGTATGTTTATGGTTTCTGTTTTGGGGCAAATCCACACATACAAACT ATGACGGCAGAAATATTGTATCTTCGAAAGAAACTCAAAAGAAATATCTTGCAATGAATAGAATAGATCTAAATGGCTATAAAAACCTGTCACCAACACAATACTTTGAGGAAAATCTGTTAATGAAGGGAGCTAAATTACGCTCATCCAAATATGAAGATAGTCGAAACTTAGTGGATGAACCTAATGCATTCGAACCGGAGGTGTACGAAGATTTTCAAACTATTGATTCAGAAAATCCCAGAATTCCTCACATcgtgcattttattttcataacaggTTTAAAAGGCAAACATGGGATTCCTAGTATGTATAGAGATAACGTtttgtcatttttacattttaatccGAACTGGACTTACTATTTCTGGTCGGATGTATCAGCGCGTGAGCTGATTGCAACGCGACAGCCTGATTTACTGTCTATATATGATAACAACACAGACGTTGTATACAAAGCAAATGCCTTAcgatatgttttactttatgaaTTTGGAGGTGTTTATACCGATCTAGATATGAAATGTTCACGACCACTAGACCGAGCAACAATGAAatatgcgtgtatattgactcCAGAACCTTTCGAGCACAGCGCGATTCTTTACCAATTGCCTTATTTCTTCAGTAATGGATTTATACTGTGTAGACCAAAACATCCGTTTTTCAAACAAGTAATTGAATCACTTCCAAAAACAGCTAATTTGAAGTCTAGACTGGAAGCAGATGGAACAAAATTTTTCACAAAGCAGTATAGTCTTTATAACAATATTCAGTTAAAGGAGACCTCCAAAATTACATCTTCTACCAACAGCAATTCCCCATACTTTTACCAAGGAGAGTCAGACAACAACGATGCAACATATGTAGCAAATACACAATATTTCATGAGTTCGTTCGATTTCAGTGCAAATCTTGAGTTTACAATGATGTGTAACAGATATAACGCTCGTTCTGATATAGTTAAACGTGGATGCAACTTGTggaagaaaaggaaaataaacaaaactaGAAATCCATTTTCTTTTACGGATCATAATTGGAAACACATGTACTCAATAAGGAATACAACACAAATGATACCTATAGAATCAGTTATTCCACAGGTACAACAGTATGTTAGTACCGAAATGCCCGACATGTAA
- the LOC128559536 gene encoding uncharacterized protein LOC128559536: MSMLWKRNVLVATPFVFLYFMLWSNVEVMNSDYKTRFSSPEQQDKYLPVHGKLKEDLNAFEPEANEDIQTVDSENPRIPHIMHFIFITGLKGKHGIPSMYRDNVMSFLHFNPNWTYYFWSDVSARELIATRQPDLLSIYDNNPDVVYKANALRYVLLYEFGGVYTDLDIKCLRPLDRATMKYACILTPEPFEHSAILYKMSYYFSNAVILCRPKHPFFKQVIESLPKTAKLKDRLEADGTKFFTKQFSLYNKIQPNETFNITSSTESNSPYFYRGESDHNDATYVANTQYFTSSFDFSANSQFTVFCKKYSSYYDIVKRGCNLWEKRKTNKTRNPFSFTDHSWKHIYSIMNTTQMTPIQYIIPQIKVYNASSGMLDI, encoded by the exons ATGTCGATGTTATGGAAGAGAAATGTCTTAGTTGCAACACCttttgtatttctgtattttatgtTATGGAGTAACGTCGAGGTCATGAATT CTGACTACAAAACTCGGTTCTCTTCTCCAGAACAGCAAGATAAATATCTTCCAGTGCATGGGAAGTTAAAAGAGGATCTCAACGCATTTGAACCAGAGGCTAACGAAGATATTCAGACGGTTGATTCAGAAAATCCCAGAATTCCTCAtatcatgcattttattttcataacaggTTTAAAAGGCAAACATGGGATTCCTAGTATGTATAGAGATAATGTTatgtcatttttacattttaatccGAACTGGACTTATTATTTCTGGTCGGATGTATCAGCGCGTGAGCTGATTGCAACGCGACAGCCTGATTTACTGTCTATATATGATAACAACCCAGACGTTGTATACAAAGCAAATGCCTTACGATATGTTTTACTTTACGAATTTGGAGGTGTTTATACCGatttagatataaaatgtttACGACCACTAGACCGAGCAACaatgaaatatgcatgtatacTGACTCCAGAACCTTTCGAGCACAGCGCGATTctttataaaatgtcatattactTCAGTAATGCAGTGATACTGTGTAGACCAAAACATCCGTTTTTCAAACAAGTGATTGAATCACTCCCAAAAACAGCTAAATTGAAGGATAGATTGGAAGCAGATGGAACAAAGTTCTTTACAAAGCAATTTAGTCTTTATAACAAGATCCAGCCGAACGAGACCTTCAACATTACATCTTCTACCGAGAGTAATTCCCCATATTTTTACCGAGGAGAGTCAGACCACAACGATGCAACATATGTAGCAAATACACAATATTTCACGAGTTCGTTTGATTTCAGTGCAAATTCTCAGTTTACTGTTTTCTGTAAAAAATATAGCTCATACTATGATATTGTTAAGCGTGGGTGTAACTTGTGGGAGaaaaggaaaacaaacaaaaccagaaATCCATTTTCTTTTACCGATCATAGTTGGAAGCATATATACTCGATAATGAACACAACACAGATGACCCCTATACAATATATTATACCACAGATAAAAGTATATAATGCAAGTTCAGGAATGCTAGACATATAA